GTTAACAACAAATTTCTTATATGGTATACATATAATTGTGATCAACATTCTCGACAGATCAAGCTCTTGTAGCTCAGTGGTAGAGCGCTTGCCTAGTAAGCAAGAGGCCCAGTGTTCGAGTCACTGCTGGAGCAatcatttttatgaattaattccaacctttcttttgatgaagGTCATATCTATTCAGTTTTTTGtctattctttttaaaaggCTTGATTTCTCTTCCCTACAAACGCTTCCTGGACCAAATTGACTGAACCCTGCGATTCAGGTTTCCAGCTCGATGCTTGGTTCTCTCACTCAGTCTGCACAGACGCTGGAGGCGATCGGTTAAGATACATCTTAAAATGGAGCTAACTAACTAACTTTGTCTTTTAAAATGTAATTGACAACTCGACGTCTCAATGAACAGAATTACTCGGCTAACGAATTTCAAATgtaataataaacaaatcaatCTCCAACTTTTAGTAAGCGTGACGTCACCGACAAAAAACCTTCAAATAGACTAGCTTCCGCAAATACCAACTTGACTTCTACCATACCTAAAGGAACGAAAGAAGCTTAGAAATAACCGAAATGGTCTCTCACTTTTACGATTTTGCACCTCTTGATAGAACTGGTAAGCCCTTTCCTTTTAGTGAATTGAAGGGAAAGGTTGTCTTGATTGTCAACACTGCTAGCAAATGTGGCTTTACTCCCCAATTCCAGGGCTTGGAGACATTGTACCAGAAATACAAGGAGCGTGGCTTGATGATCGTTGGTTTCCCTTGCAACCAATTTGGTGGCCAAGAACCTGGTAACAACGAAGGTATGGAATGAACTCGTTTGGTTGCAGTTGGAGTTTGTATCTTTGAACTGTAGCCAAAATGTTCGATAAAAAGTATACACAAGCTAACGAGTATAATAACAGAAGTTGCTGACTTTTGCCAAAAGAACTATGGTGTTACATTCCCCGTTTTGTCAAAGATTAACGTCAATGGTGACAACGTTGACCCC
The nucleotide sequence above comes from Schizosaccharomyces osmophilus chromosome 3, complete sequence. Encoded proteins:
- the gpx1 gene encoding H2O2 scavenger glutathione peroxidase Gpx1; translated protein: MVSHFYDFAPLDRTGKPFPFSELKGKVVLIVNTASKCGFTPQFQGLETLYQKYKERGLMIVGFPCNQFGGQEPGNNEEVADFCQKNYGVTFPVLSKINVNGDNVDPVFQYLKREKKQLGLERIKWNFEKFLVNRQGQVIERYSSISKPEHIENDVESIL